A genomic stretch from Arachis stenosperma cultivar V10309 chromosome 3, arast.V10309.gnm1.PFL2, whole genome shotgun sequence includes:
- the LOC130968864 gene encoding uncharacterized protein LOC130968864 translates to MRRAANNNGRAVNNTMDTINAAASAIAASAQNRASQPTQQKKKWGSLLNIAGCFGYHRNRKRIGHAVLAPETAPSRADPTAPAAVISTQVPTITLPFVAPPSSPASFFQSEPPSTAQSPVGIVSLKSVSASMYSPGGPASIFAIGPYAHETQLVSPPVFSASSTAPFTPPPESVHLTTPSSPEVPFAQLLDPQYRNGETYQRIQISHYDFQSYQFQPGSPVGQLISPRSAISASGTSSPFPDTEFPAGGSHILDLQAADPSKLLNLEKFSAHENRKSKESSGSITPDAARSTTQGNFLPNHWVSEIKMSPHPSNNGLSEISLSHRVSFELSAQKGMRCVENKLPSPSSSAWTKVLSKLKYEAAATVDKEESCRETRHVDDQKVAAAETPNDAAKQTNLGAEDAVVDEKDESLTLSSGKEFKFTNADGADSHGPNIVADWWANEKVAGKEGGASKDWSFFPMIQHSVS, encoded by the coding sequence AAGAAAAAATGGGGAAGCTTGTTGAACATAGCTGGGTGCTTTGGATATCACAGGAATCGAAAGCGTATCGGGCACGCAGTCCTTGCTCCAGAAACAGCACCATCTCGTGCAGATCCTACTGCACCTGCTGCCGTTATCTCAACACAAGTTCCTACCATAACACTTCCCTTTGTGGCACCTCCCTCTTCACCTGCCTCTTTCTTTCAATCAGAACCGCCTTCAACCGCGCAATCTCCGGTTGGTATTGTATCCCTCAAGTCTGTGTCTGCCAGTATGTACTCTCCTGGTGGCCCTGCTTCAATCTTTGCAATCGGCCCTTACGCGCACGAAACACAATTGGTTTCGCCGCCTGTTTTCTCGGCATCATCCACTGCTCCTTTCACTCCACCTCCTGAGTCTGTCCACTTGACCACGCCGTCTTCGCCTGAGGTGCCCTTTGCTCAGCTACTTGACCCACAATATAGGAATGGAGAGACCTATCAAAGGATCCAAATATCTCACTATGATTTCCAATCCTATCAGTTTCAACCAGGTAGCCCGGTTGGTCAACTCATATCACCTAGGTCCGCCATCTCAGCTTCTGGAACCTCGTCGCCGTTTCCAGACACCGAGTTTCCTGCTGGTGGCTCCCATATACTTGACTTGCAAGCAGCAGACCCTTCCAAGCTTCTTAACTTGGAGAAATTTTCCGCTCATGAGAACCGCAAGTCAAAAGAAAGTTCTGGGTCTATAACACCTGATGCTGCAAGGTCCACAACTCAAGGAAATTTTCTTCCAAATCATTGGGTTTCTGAGATCAAAATGTCTCCACATCCGAGCAATAATGGCTTGAGTGAGATCAGTTTAAGCCATAGGGTATCATTTGAATTATCTGCCCAAAAAGGAATGAGATGTGTGGAAAACAAACTgccatcaccatcatcatcagcATGGACTAAGGTACTGTCAAAATTGAAATATGAAGCAGCAGCAACGGTAGACAAAGAAGAAAGTTGTAGAGAAACTAGGCATGTTGATGACCAAAAGGTAGCAGCAGCTGAAACTCCAAATGATGCAGCCAAACAAACCAATTTGGGTGCAGAGGATGCAGTAGTTGATGAGAAGGATGAGTCCTTAACCCTTTCTTCTGGCAAGGAATTCAAATTCACCAATGCAGATGGTGCAGATTCTCATGGCCCCAATATAGTTGCTGATTGGTGGGCTAATGAGAAAGTTGCAGGCAAGGAAGGAGGGGCCTCCAAGGATTGGTCTTTTTTCCCAATGATTCAACACAGTGTGAGCTAA